A stretch of the Massilia sp. W12 genome encodes the following:
- a CDS encoding peptidylprolyl isomerase → MKNVLTATGLTLAVLLSACGGGGSSTPTPTPTPTPTPTPTPTPTPTPGGTSISSVTPDKLMYGASVKFTVSGANLGDSLSAASTSCSGMTKVAGGSATQQVFTCTPTATGGITLNFSNGGLSSTFASAQTVPLPQVTMKTSLGDMVLELYPANAPISVDNFLKYTKDGFYTNLIFHRVISTFVIQGGGFDSNMTAKSTTYAPIKLESKNGLSNVRGTLAMARTSDPNSATSQFYINVVDNLSLDGSTAGVNGYAVFGKVLTGLDVVDKIKVVPTSTKNGFTDVPVAPVLITSATQTQ, encoded by the coding sequence ATGAAGAACGTATTGACTGCAACCGGCCTGACGCTGGCCGTTTTGTTGTCCGCTTGCGGTGGCGGCGGTTCCAGCACCCCGACGCCGACGCCGACTCCCACGCCGACGCCGACTCCGACGCCAACCCCGACGCCGACGCCGGGCGGCACGTCGATTTCCAGCGTGACGCCGGACAAACTGATGTATGGCGCGAGCGTGAAATTCACCGTCAGCGGCGCCAATCTGGGCGACAGCCTGAGCGCAGCCTCCACTTCCTGCAGCGGCATGACCAAGGTGGCCGGCGGCAGCGCCACGCAGCAAGTCTTTACCTGCACCCCGACCGCAACCGGCGGCATTACCCTGAATTTCAGCAATGGCGGTTTAAGCTCGACCTTCGCTTCGGCGCAAACTGTGCCCTTGCCGCAAGTCACCATGAAGACCAGCCTGGGCGATATGGTGTTGGAACTGTATCCGGCGAATGCGCCGATTTCGGTTGATAACTTCCTGAAATACACCAAAGATGGTTTCTACACCAATCTGATTTTCCATCGTGTGATCAGCACCTTTGTGATTCAGGGCGGCGGCTTTGACAGCAATATGACGGCCAAGTCCACCACTTATGCGCCGATCAAGCTGGAATCCAAAAATGGCTTGAGCAATGTGCGCGGCACGCTGGCGATGGCGCGCACCAGTGATCCGAATTCCGCCACCTCGCAGTTCTACATCAATGTGGTGGACAATCTTTCGCTCGACGGCAGCACTGCCGGCGTGAATGGCTATGCGGTGTTTGGCAAAGTGTTGACCGGCTTGGATGTGGTGGACAAGATCAAGGTCGTGCCGACCTCAACCAAGAATGGCTTTACCGATGTGCCGGTGGCGCCGGTGCTGATCACCAGCGCCACTCAGACCCAGTAA
- a CDS encoding GNAT family N-acetyltransferase yields the protein MSTQDLAAIRWEWLAFDQFSPHSLYHTLALRSQVFVVEQACPYLDPDGLDLQAMHLLAWDERAQPQLAACLRVLPAGVKYPEAAIGRVVCAPAWRGCGLGRALMQEALTRLSPGGRSPALRLAAQHYLQAFYAGFGFAPCSGVYDEDGIAHVDMLRPAR from the coding sequence ATGAGTACGCAGGATCTGGCGGCGATCCGCTGGGAATGGCTGGCGTTTGACCAGTTCAGCCCGCACAGCCTGTATCACACCCTGGCCCTGCGCAGTCAGGTGTTTGTAGTGGAGCAGGCTTGCCCCTATCTCGACCCGGATGGTCTGGACTTGCAGGCCATGCACTTACTGGCCTGGGATGAGCGCGCGCAGCCGCAATTGGCGGCCTGCTTGCGCGTCTTGCCGGCGGGAGTGAAATACCCGGAAGCGGCGATTGGCCGGGTGGTGTGCGCGCCGGCCTGGCGCGGCTGCGGCCTGGGGCGCGCATTGATGCAAGAAGCCTTGACGCGCTTAAGCCCCGGCGGGCGCAGCCCGGCGCTGCGGCTGGCGGCGCAACATTATCTGCAAGCGTTTTACGCCGGATTTGGCTTTGCACCCTGTTCCGGGGTGTATGACGAAGACGGGATTGCGCATGTGGACATGTTGCGCCCGGCGCGGTAA